The DNA region TGGTCGAGCCGGACGTCGGCGTAGGAGAACCGGATGGGGACGCCGGGGCCCATCAGGCCGGTGGAGCCGTGCTGGGGGTGGCCGAGTTCGACGACCTCCTCGCGGCGCAGCACGTCGGGGTTGCGCAGCGCGTCCGCCGGCTCCAGCACCTCGGCGGCCGGCACGCCCTGCCCGGTCAGGGCGGCGACGGCCTCGGCGCGCGGCCGGCCCTGCGACCAGGCGCCGACCATCTCGTGGAGCTCGGTCGCGTGCCGCACCCGCTGGTCGCGGGTGGCGAACCGCTCGTCGTCGATCAGCTCCGGGCGGCCCATCGCCCGGAAGACGCCGCGGGCGAAGGTGTCGGTCGGCCCGCACAGCGCGATCTGCCCGTCCTTGGCCGGGAAGATGCCGAACGGCGCCAGCCGCGGCACCGCGTTGCCCGAGCGCAGCGGCATGCCGACCTGCGCGAGGGCGTCGAAGGGCTCGGTGGACAGCAGCGAGGTCAGCGCGCCGAGCATGGAGACGTCGACGTGCTGGCCCACCCCGTCCTGGTCGCGCTGGAGCTTGGCGGCCAGGGTGCCGATGACCGCGTAGAGCGGCGCCAGCAGATCGCCGACCGGCAGGCCGAAGCGGACCGGGTCGGTGCCCGGCTCGCCCGCCGTGTACATCACCCCGCTCAGCGCCTGGATGATGGAGTCCATCGCCTTGGCGGTGCCGCCGCCGGCGCCGAACCCGCTGATCGAGGTGTAGATCACCGACGGGTTGACCGCCCGCACGTCCTCGTAGCCGACGCCGAGGCGGTCCGCGGTGCCCGCCGCGTAGTTCTCCACGACGATGTCCGCGTTGCGGGCCAGCCGCAGGAAGGTCGCGCGTCCCCGCGCGTCCTTCAGGTTCATGGTGATGCTCTTCTTGTTGCGCCCGCGGCCCATCATCGACACCGACATGTCGGTCTCGGAGGTCCTGGCGGCGCTCAGCCCGTTCGGTCCGTAGTACGGCGAGTTGGTGCGGGCGCTGTCGCCGCCGGTGGCGGGGTTCTCGACCTTCACGACGGTGGCGCCGAGCCCGCCGAGCAGCAGCGTGGCGTAGGGACCGGACAGCGCCGTGGTCAGGTCGAGGACCACGGTGCCGGCCAGCGGGCGGCTCGGCGTGCGGTCGGATTGCGACGTGTCGGTCACCGCTGTTCTCCCTGCGTGATGGTCACGATGTCGTCGCCGCTCCAGTCGAAGCGGGTGTCCAGGCCGGCCCTGCGGCTGATGTCGCGGACGTAGTCGAGGACGTCCTCGCCGCCCGACGTCCTGGTCACGGGCACGGGCCGGCCCCGGTCGTCGATGCGGCACGGCAGCAGCCGGGCGTGCACCCGCCCGTCGTCGTCGACCTCGACGGAGGCGACGACGGTGTTCCTGGACTCGGGGTGGAAGGGGTAGTACGGCATGTCCGGGTCCGGGGCGAAGCCGTAGAGCTCGACCCTGCGCCGCGCCCACGCCCGGCGTTCCGGGCTGTCGTCGCCGTCGGCGGGGGTGAGGGCGCGGGTGACGGTCACGAAGTTCCCCAGGCCGTGGTAGACGGGCCGGCCGCGGTAGATCTCGATGCCGCGCATGATGTGCGCGTGGTGGGCGAAGACCGCGTGGGCGCCGGCATCGATCGCGGCCTGCGCCACCGGCCGTTCGTACATCGCGAGCACGGCCGGGGTGTGCCCGACGCCCTTGTGCAGGCCGACCACCACGATGTCCGCCCGCTTCCGGGCGGCCCGGACGTCCTGCCGCATCGCGTCGAGGCTGGCGGGCTCGGCGAAGGTGTACGTGCTGGGCGGCCCGCCCGGGCTCGCGTGGTCCAGCTCGTAGTGCGTCAGCACATGGACGTAGGCGCAGCCGGGCTTCGCCGAGGTCGCCCAGCTCTCGCGCGGGCCGACGCAGTTGTAGCTCAGCACGGCCACGGTGCGGTCGCCGGCGCGGACCACGGCCGGCGTCCTGGCCTCGGCGAGAGTCGCGCCCGCGCCCGCCGTGGCGAGGCCGTGCTCGCGGGCGTGCCGCACGGTGTCGAGCACGCCCTCGGGCCCGGCGTCGGCGATGTGGTTGCCGGCCAGCGTCACCGCGGAGAAGCCCGCGCGGGCCAGGGCGCCCAGCGCCGCCGGATCGGCCGGCGGGGCCGGGACGTCCGTGCTGGTCTGCGTCGTGGTGGTCGAGTGCGGCACCTCCACGTGGCCGACGACCGCGTCCGCGCCCAGCAGGACCGGACGGCTCGGCTCGAAGAACGAGTCCGGGTCGGGCTCGTCGAGGATGATGTCGCCGACGGCGAGGAGCGTCGTCATCGCCAGTGCCCTCCGTTGGTCTCGTAGTCGGCGAGTTCGGCGAGGAAGACCTTCACCTCGCGGGCCAGCCGCCGCGGGCGCTCCTCGGCCATGAAGTGGCCCTCGTCCTCGAACAGCACGGTCTTGCTGTGCCGCACCGCGGTCGCGGCGCGCAGCGCCGACTGCGGGGAGATGACGCCGTCGCGCAGCCCGGCCAGGGACAGCACGGGCACCTCGACGGTGGCCAGGATCTTCGCCAGTTCCTCGTTGTCCGCGGCCTCGGGGAAGGGCATGCCCTGGTTCACCAGCGCCTCCTCCTCGGTGTAGGCGAGGTGGTGCTCCACCAGCCGGGCGAGCGTCCGCTCGCGGATGCCGAGCCGCTCCTCGCCCTCGGTCGGGCCGCCGATGATGCCGAACTGCTCGCGCAGGACCGCCGGATCGCGGCGTCCTTCGACGACGCGTCTGCGCCCGGCCGACGACGAGGTGTCCCCGGAACGGTCGTGCGGGGTGCCCACGACGCTGACCAGGGCCCGCAGCCGCTCGGGATGGTTGCGGGCGAGGTGCCAGCCGATGCCGGCGCCGTGCGAGACGCCGGTGTAGACGAAGGTGTCGATGCCGAGGTGGTCGGCGACGGCCAGCACGTCCGCGCCCCACTGGTCCAGCCAGCCAGCGGCAGGCGGCCGGGCCAGGTGCGTCGAGCGTCCGAACCCCCGCGCCTGCACCGTCACGACCGTGCAGTCGTACGGGTCCTCGGCGAGGATCGCCGGATACGGCCCGAAGCCGGAGGCGCTGGAGATGACGACGTCACCGCCCGCGCCGTGCTGTTCGAACCAGACGTCGGCGCCGTCGAGGGCCAGGATGCTCACGAACGGGTTCCTTTCTCCTGGACCGCCGCTGTGCCGGCGGCCTCGTCGGGCAGATGGGGGAGTGCGCGGTCGCGCGCGGCGGCCAGCAGTGCCCGCGCGTCGGCCTCCAGGAGCAGCCCCTGGGCGGTGAGCCGCGCGCACGCGGCCTCGTACCGGTCCAGGTAGTGCCGCCGGGTCGGGTAGAGCGCGCGCAGTTCGCAGGCCGGCAGCGGGTCCGCGTGGCCGATCATCGCGGCGACCATCTCCGCGGTGCCCATGGGCGCCCAGGGCGAGGGGCGGCAGTAACCGGGCGCCGGCGTGCTGTGCGGGCGGTAGGCCGCCAGCGGGGCCTCGACCCAGGGGGTGCGGACACTGCCCAGGACGTTGCCCCGCTCGTCGCGGGCCAGTTCCTGCACGGCCCCGGCGCCCTCGGGGTCGGCGTAGGAGAAGCGCTCCACGCGCGGCGGAGCGGCGCCGGTGGACGCCCAGCGGTGCAGCAGGGCGTACCCGGCGCGGGCCACGGCGTCCATCCGGGCGTCGCTGAGCCGTTCGTTGATGCGCCGCAGCGGCACGTCGTGCCCGCGCCGCGCGAACTGGGTGCGGTTGGTCAGCACCGGCCACAGGTGCGGGTTGTCGTGGGAGGTGCCGGCGACCTGGTAGAGGCGGTAGCGGTCGCCGGGCGCGTCGCTGTCCTCGCGCAGCGCCGGGCGGTGCGTCTCGCTCTCCAGCTCGCTGAGCATCTCCATGACCGGTACGTCGGCGGGGCCGATGACGCGCCGCGGGTCGTCGTCCGGCAGCACCGGGGAGCCGTCGCCCAGCGGCGGGTAGCCCGCGGCGCCGGCGGCCCCGGAGGAGATGCCGATGAGGTAGCCGTCCACCGCCGGCGCCCCGCCGGGCAGGCGGTGCCGCTGGTGGAAGCCGTCGCCCAGGAACACCCGGCAGAAGCTCCCGGTGTTCGACCAGCCCGACAGGTAGACGTGCCGCACCCGGTCGGCCAGGCCGGCCAGCGGGCTGCGGGCGGGGGTGCGCAGCGCGGCGAGGATGCCGCCGACGACGTCCCAGCGCAGTCCGGCGGCGGGGATCGACAGCTCGCCGTAGCGCCGGGGGTCGAACGCCTCGCGCATCGTGGCCGCCATCCGGTGGTCCTGGGTGATGCCCACCCAGGCGGCTCCGGTGCCGGTGATCCAGGGGTGCGCGGTCTGCCAGGTGCTCGCGCTGTCGTAGTCGGGATGCAGCGGTTCGGCCAGGACGACGCCGTTGAAGCGCTCGGCGGTCGGGGCGCGCACCAGGACCCGGGTGACGTACGGCTGTTCGCCCATCTGTTCCAGCACGCCGTCGCGGTGGCGGTACTCCCCGGCGGTGCCGGCGGCGAGGAACTCGCGCTCCCGGTAGCCGTGCGGCCCGAGGTCGACGCCGACGCCGTCCGCCGGCAGGCGGCTGGTGCCCAGCGGCTGCGAGGCCGCGGTGACCTCCAGCTCGTGCAGGTGGCGCAGGGTCATGGCGCGGTGCTCCCGGTCGCCTCGCGGGGGTGGGTGAGGTCGTCGGACCAGGGCGGCAGCTCGTCGGCGCGGTGGCAGGCGACCTGCCCGCCCAGGGGCGCGGGCCGCAGCAGGGGCCGTTCGCTGCGGCACCGGTCGACCGCGAAGGGGCAGCGGTGCGCGAACGGGCAGGCGTCGCCGAGCGGGGCCTGCCGGGCCGGCGGCAGGGCCAGCGCCTCCCGGCGCTCGCGGCGCCTGCGCTGCCGGTCGAGGTCCTGCAGCGGCGCCGACACGACGAGCTGGCGGGTGTAGGGGTGCTGCGGCCGCCGGTGGACGAGCTCCGCCGGCCCGGTCTCCATCACCCGGCCGCGGAAGAGGACCACGAGATCCTCGGCGATGTGATGGACGACCGACAGGTCGTGGGTGATGAACAGCAGCGACAGGCCCAGGTCCTGCTGCAGCTCCAGGAGCAGGTTGAGGATCTGCGCCTGGACCGACAGGTCGAGCGCGCTGACGGCCTCGTCACAGATCAGCAGCCGCGGCTGGAGGATGAGCGCGCGGGCGATGGAGATGCGCTGGCGCTGCCCGCCGGAGAACTGGGCCGGGTAGCGGTCCGCCGTCTGCGCGGGCAGCCCGACCTTGGACAGCATGGCCCGTACGCGTTCCTCGCGGTCGGCCGGCGGCAGCGGGCGGCCGGTACGGGCGGCGTGCGCGCGCAGCGGCTCCTGGAGGGTGTAGCCGATGGTCTTGGTCGGGTCCAGGGAGCTGTACGGGTCCTGGAAGACCACCTGGATGTCCTGCGGCCGGGCGCCGCGGCGCAGCCCGTTCAGCACCTGGTCGCCGTACGCGACCTGGCCGGAGCTGAGCGGGGCCATGCCGAGAACGGCCTTGGCGACGCTGGACTTGCCCGACCCGGACTCGCCGACCAGGCCGACCGCGCGGCCGGCCGGGACGCTCAGGCTCACCCGGTCCACCGCCCGGCGGTGCCGGCGGCGGCCGATCGGGTAGTCCACCACGAGGTCGCTGACGGTGAGTTCGGCCGCGGCGTCCGCCTGTGCCGCGCCCTTCGCGGCGCCACCTTTCGCGGCGCCGCTCTTCACGGCCGCGCCCTTCACGGCTGCGCCTGGAGGAGTTCGGTGTGGATGCATCGGCTGACACGCTCCTCGTTCACTCGGATCAGCGGGATGTCGTGGCCCGCGCAGTCGGACTCCGACAGGGCGCACCGGTCCTTGAACCGGCAGCCGTCGAAGCGGCTGCCCGGCGGCGGAACGGACCCGGCGACGGCGTGGATCGGCGCGCGCCGCGGGGCGTTCTCCGGGCTGGAGGCCATGAGCGCGGCGGTGTACGGGTGGGCGGCGGCGCCGAAGGCCTCCTCGGCCGAGGCCCGTTCGACGACCTGGCCTGCGTACATGACCGCCACGTGGCTGCAGATGTCGGCGACCACGCCCCAGTCGTGGGTGACCAGCAGGACGGCCATGCCGCTCTCGCGCTGCAGACGGCGCAGCAGGGCCAGGATGTCCGCCTGCACGGTGACGTCCAGCGCGGTGGTCGGCTCGTCGGCGATCAGCAGGTCGGGGAGCCGGCCAGGGCGGCCGCGATGGCGACGCGCTGGGCCATCCCGCCGGAGATCTGGAACGGGTAGCGCCTGGCCATCTCCTCGGGGTCGGGGAGCTCGACCATCTCCATGAGTTCGAGCACCCGGCGCCGCGCGGCCTGCCGGGACATCCCGGTGTGCGCCCGCACGATCTCCGACAGCTGCGACCCGATCCGGAAGGAGGGGTCGAGCGCGACCATGGGCTCCTGCGAGATCAGGGCGATCCGGGTGCCGCGCAGGGCGGCCAGCTCCTTGCCGGTGGCCCGGGTCAGCTCGCGGCCGTCGAAGACCACCGAGCCGCCGGTGACGGCGCCGTTGGCCTCCAACAGGCCGAGGACCGCCCGCGCCGTGACGGACTTGCCGCTGCCGGACTCGCCGACCAGGCCGAGGGTCTGCCCGGCGTCCAGGTCGAAGCTGACGCCGGAGAGGACCTCCACCTCGCCGCGCGGGGTGAGGAAGGAGACGCTCAGGTCGCGCACCGACAGCAGGGCGGTCCCCTTGGGGGCCGGGCCGGCGCGGCCCCGGCACGCCGGCGGGCGCTCTTCTTGACCCGCAGGCCGCCGGAGGAGGTGTGGTTCTGCGCGGTGACGTCGCGCACCGTGTCGCCGAGCACGCCCAGGGCGAGCACGGTCAGGGCGATCAGGCCGCCGGACGGAACCAGCAGCCACGGCGCCGTGCTCAGCGTGGTGGCCGCCTCGTTGACCATGCCGCCCCAGGTCGCGGCGGGCGGCGGCGGGCCGAGCCCGAGGAAGGTCAGACCGGTCTGGATGCCGATGGCCAGCGCGGCGAACAGCGAGGTCTGGACGATGATGACGCCGCGGCAGCGCGGCAGGATGTGCCGGAAGATGATCTGGGTGCGGCTCAGCCCGAGCAGCTCGGCGGCCGAGACGTACAGCTCCTGCCGGGCCGTCATCGCCGCGCCGCGGACGATGCGCATCGTGCCCGAGGCGCCGAGCACGCCGAGAGTGATCATCGCGGCGGCGATGGAGTGGTCGAAGATGGAGAGGATGGCCAGCAGGATCACGATCACCGGCACCGACATCACGATGTCGGCGGCCCGCATGACGAACCGGTCGAACCTGCCGCCCAGATAGCCGGTGGCGACGCCGAGCGGCACCGCGACCGCCAGGTGCGCGGCCACGCCCTCCAGGATGCCGATGATGGACGACCGGCCGCCGTACAGCAGCCGGCTCAGCACGTCCCGGCCCAGGCTGTCGGTGCCCAGCCAGTGCGCGCCGGAGGGCTTGTCGAGGATGTCCCGCAGGCTCTGGTGCAGCGGGTCGGCCGGCGCGATGACCGGGGCGAGCAGGCAGCAGACGAACAGCAGCAGGAGGAATCCCGCGGTGATCCGGCCGCGCCAGGTGGCCAGCACCGCGCGCAGGACACCGCGTCTGATGGCGGGGGAGTCGGTTGCCGTGGTCATGAGACGCGGACCTTCGGGTTGAGGAGGCCGTAGGCGAGGTCGATCAGGAGGTTGATGACGATCACGGAGAGGGTGAAGAAGACGCCGACGCCGAGGATCACCGGCACGTCGTGGTCGAGGGTGGCCTGCGTGGCGAGCGAACCGAGGCCGGGCAGGACGAAGACGTTCTCGATGAACACCGCCCCGCTGAGCATCCCGACGGAGACCAGTCCCAGCGAGGTCACCACCGGGATGGCGGCGTTGCGCAGCACGTGCCGGTAGCGCACCGACCGCTCCGGGACGCCGTTGGCCCGCAGGAACTTCACGTAGTCGGTCTCCAGCACCTCCATCACGGTGTCGCGGGTCTGCTTGGCGACGGAGGTGATGCCCTGCAGGCTCAGCGCCAGCACGGGCAGCACGATCGACTTCAGCCACCCCGCGGGGGAGGCCGCGAAGTCCTGGTAGCCGGTGGCCGGCAGCCAGCCCAGGTGCACGGCGAAGAAGGTGACCAGGATCAGGGCGATCCAGAAGCTGGGCAGCGCGAAGCCGAACAGCGAGACCACGTCGATGAACCGGCCCAGCGCGCCGCCGCGCACCGCGCTGGCGAAGCCGAGGGCGACTCCGGCGACGGCGCTCAGCAGCATGCTCGGCACCAGCAGCGACAGCGTGACGCCCAGCCGGCTGTTCAGGCTGGACATCACGTCCACACCGCTGATGATCGAGGTGCCCAGGTCGCCGTGCAGGGCGCCGGACAGCCAGTGCCAGTAGCGGACGGCCCACGGGTCGTCGAGTCCGAGCTGGTCGCGCAGCGCGGCCAGGCTCTGGGGCGTCGCGTTCTCCCCGAGGATCGTGCGGGCGGCGTCGCCCGGCACGACCGCCTCCAGGCCGAAGACGATCAGGGAGACGATCAGCAGGAGGGGGATCGACATCACGAGGCGATGGGCTATCAGCCGCCACACGGCGCGCCTCCTGTTCCTGGGGTCGGCGGGGCCGCGCGGGTCACTTCAGCCGCCAGGACAGGTCGGCGGTGGGGCCCACGGGCATGGGGTTGGGGTTCAGCACCGACGACTGGACGTTCTCCAGCGCCGCCGCCGTGTAGTAGACGTTCTGGGTGGCGAAGATCGGCACGGTCCAGGCCAGGTCCTGCAGCCGCTTCGACGCCTGCTGGTAGCGCGTGGTGCGGGTCTGCGCGTCGGTGGCCGTCGCGGCCTGCTGCAGGATGGAGTCGAGCGTGCCGTCGGCCGAGCCGAAGGGGTTGAACAGGCCGCTCATGATCTGCGAGTTCAGCTCGGACATGGTGGTGCCGGCGGTGGGGAAGATCACCGCGGCGTACTTCTTGGACAGGGCGTCCGCGGTGAACTGGGCGATGCCCGTGGTCTGCACCTGGAGCGTGACGTCGATGCCGATGGCCTTCAGCGCGTCGGCGATGGCCTGCGAGTAGGTGTCGTTGACGTCGAGCACGGACTCCGTCAGGACCTTCAGCTTGAACCCGTTCGGGTAACCCGCCTGCGTGAGCAGGGACTTGGCCTTGGCCACGTCGTAGCCGTAGCCGATGCCGCGGTCGTAGCCATCGGTCCCCGGCAGCAGCACCTGGTTGCTGCCCGAGGCGTACGCGCCGGCCAGCGCCTTGGCGATCGCGGGGCGGTCGAAGGCCAGCGCGATCGCCTGCCGCACCCGCACGTCGGCGAGGGCGGGGGCGACGGCGCCCTTGCGGTCGACCAGGTTGAGCGACCAGTTGAAGAAGGGCGCGGTGTCGACCTTCAGGCCCGACCGCTTGGCGGCGGACGCGGTGTTGGAGCTGCCGGAGGCGAACTGGACCTGGCCGGTCTGGGCGGCCGACAGCACGGCGTTCGGGTTGTTGATGACCCGGACGACCGCGGAGTCGAAGTGCTGGGCGGCCGGCTGGAAGTAGTGCGGGTTCTTCTTGTACACGTACCGGTTGCCGGAGACCGAGGTGGCGCCGTCGTAGACGAACTGGCCGGTGCCGTCGCTGGAGGTCAGCAGTGACGCGGGGGCGGCGAGCCCCTTGGGCCCGATGAGGTTGCCCATCCCGTTGTACTGGGTCAGCGTGGACGCAGCCTCCGGGGTGGGCTTCTTGTAGGTGATGCGCACCTTGGTGGGCGCGACGGCCTCGATCTTGTCGACCGGCCCCACCTTGCCGACCAGGCCGCCGCCCGCGCCCAGGAAGTAGTTCATCGAGGCGACGGCCGCCTTGGCGTCCAGCGCGGAGCCGTCGGAGAACGTCACGCCCTGGCGCAGGGTCAGCTCGAACACCTTGTTGGTTCGGTCGGTGAAGCCCCACCGCGTGGCCAGGTCGGGGACCAGCTCGCCCTTGCCGCTGAGGTAGATCAGCGGGTCGTAGGCCAGCGAGACGAAGACCGCGGAGCCGCCGTTGCCGGCCTTGGCCGGGTCCAGGCTCACCGGCGGCCCGGGGAACTGCAGGGACAGTTGGGAACTGGTCTGCGAACCGGCCCCACCGCCGGAGCAGCCTGCCAGCGCCACGGCGCAGGCGGCGGCCACAGCCGCCAGACGCGGACGGGTGGTTCCTGGGTGGCGCCCGGAGGCGGAGATGAAGCCGTGCATTGCGCTCCTCAGCGACTGTGATGGGGACCACGAGATGGGGCGAACGTATCCGCGTCTGTAACGAGCGTCAATAGAAGTGCAACGTATTGTTCCCTCGGGTGTGATGCGCGGGGCGAGCGTTGATCACCCCTGACGTTGACATTCGCAAGGGTGATCTCGATGATTCGAGCAAGCGTTGTGACGTCCGGCACCGAATGTGTGATCAGTTGGAGGAGTGTCGCTGTGGACACGAGAGCTCGCTCGGCCTCGGCCCGGGACTCCGCGGAACAGGCGATGCCCCGCATGCAGGACGGCCCGTCCCCCCAGCACCTTTTAGTGACTCTGCTGGGCGACTACTGGCTCCGCCACGACCGGCACCTGTCCTCGGCCGGACTGATCGACCTGCTCTCCGAGTTCGGCATCAGCACCTCCAGCGCGCGGGCGGCGATGAGCCGGCTGCTGCGGCGCGGTGTCGTCGAGGTCCGCAAGGTGGGCCGCCAGACCTTCTACCGCCTGGACGACCGGGCGGCCGAACGCGTCCGCGAGGGCGGCCTGCGCATCGCCGCCTTCGGCCTGGACCACGACTGGGACGGCCACTGGACCGTCGTCGCCTTCTCCGTGCCCGAGGACCGGCGCGACAGCCGGCACCTGCTGCGCTCCCGGCTGCGCTGGTTCGGCTTCGCCCCGCTGTACGACGCGGTGTGGGTGTCCGCCTCCGCCAGCGCCGCCGACGCGCAGACCGTGCTGGAGGAGCTGAACATCTACACGGCGACGGTCCTGCGCGGCACCACCGACCTGACGGCCGACCGGTCGCCGCTGGCCGCGTGGGACCTGGACGCGGTGGCCGAGGTCTACGCCTCCTTCATCGACGAGACCCGTCCGCTGCTGGAGGAGGCGCTGGCCGGCCGGGTCACGCCGCGCAACGCGCTGATCGCGCGCACCCGGCTGATGGACACCTACCGGCGGTTCCCCGGCATCGACCCCGGCCTGCCCAGCGGCCACATGCCGGCCGGCTGGCCCCGCGACCAGGCCCGCTCGCTGTTCACCCAGGCGTACAACGCGCTCGGGCCGCTGGCCGAGACACGGGTCAAGCAGATCATGGCCCTGCACGACGAGGACGCCGCCGCGCAGGCGCGCTTCCAGTCCGTGGACTGGCCGCAGGCCACCGCCGTCACGGTGCCCTGACCGGCTCGGCGGGCCGCCGGGGCGGTGCGCCGAGCCGGCGGCGGTGCCTCGGGCCGACCCCGGTGCCGCGGCGGCGGTGCCTCGGGCCGCCCGCGGGCCGCCGGGGTGGTCGGCCGGCCGGGGCGCGTCGCGCCCCGGCGTCAGTACGTCGCCCAGACCTCGCTGGTGCGCTGCTCGGTCAGCTCCGCCAGGCCGCTGTCGTGGGCGGCGACGATCTGCCGGAACCGCAGCGCGGCGAGCGGGGCCAGCCCGTCGTAGAGCGCCGTGAAGACCTGACGGGCCCGCGCCCGCGGCCAGTCGGCGGGCAGGAGCTCGTCCGGCAGGCTCGGGTCCAGGCCGGGGAAGACCCGCCAGGCGTCGAAGACCCGGGTGCGGACGACCAGGGCCTCGCTGGGGCTGACGGTCCCGGCCTCCGTCTGCGCCAGCGACTCCCGGTGGTCGGCCAGGAAGCGCCGGTACGACGCGGCGACGTCGTCCAGGTCCCACGCCCGCAGCGGGGAGTCGCCGCCGGCCTCGGTGGCCCTGAGCACGGTCAGGTTCCCGACGCCGGCCGCGCGCAGGATCGGCCCGAGCGTTCCGGGGTCGGCGTGCGCGGACACCCACAGCCCGTCGAAGAGCGGCGCGAACCCCAGCCACCTCAGATAGCTGCGCACCCGGTGGCGCACGTGCCGCTCCTGCTCCGGCACGCTGAAGGCGGCGACCGTCCACACGCCGTCCCACTCCTGCGACCGGGCGCCGAACCGCATGATGCTGGCGGTCTTCTGCCGGCTGTCCTCCCGCCCTTCGTCGCTCAGCCGCAGATACGACTGCCGGCCGGACTTCTCGGCCGCCAGGACGCCGCGCTTGACCAGCCGGTTGGCCGTCGCCCGCGCGCTCGTCTCGCTGATCCCGAACTCGGCCAGCAGCGCGATGAGCCCGCTCATCGGCAGGGCCGCGGTGTTGTCGAGCCAGTACTCGCCGAGCAGCGTCGTCAGCAGCCGCTGCGGCGACGCCCCGGTCTGCTGGCGCGGGAGGACACTGCCCTCTTCCGCGCGCCGCAGGACCAGCGCCTCCAGGGACGGCTTCTCCAGTGACATGCCGCCAGCCTATCGGGGGCCGCCGGCCGCCGCCCCCCGCCGTACCGGATTGCTCAGGCCGGTGCGGTGGCCTCGTCACTGGTGGCGGAGCGGCCGCGCAGGGCGACCAGCGCGAGCA from Actinacidiphila sp. DG2A-62 includes:
- a CDS encoding CapA family protein; this translates as MTTLLAVGDIILDEPDPDSFFEPSRPVLLGADAVVGHVEVPHSTTTTQTSTDVPAPPADPAALGALARAGFSAVTLAGNHIADAGPEGVLDTVRHAREHGLATAGAGATLAEARTPAVVRAGDRTVAVLSYNCVGPRESWATSAKPGCAYVHVLTHYELDHASPGGPPSTYTFAEPASLDAMRQDVRAARKRADIVVVGLHKGVGHTPAVLAMYERPVAQAAIDAGAHAVFAHHAHIMRGIEIYRGRPVYHGLGNFVTVTRALTPADGDDSPERRAWARRRVELYGFAPDPDMPYYPFHPESRNTVVASVEVDDDGRVHARLLPCRIDDRGRPVPVTRTSGGEDVLDYVRDISRRAGLDTRFDWSGDDIVTITQGEQR
- a CDS encoding oligopeptide/dipeptide ABC transporter ATP-binding protein yields the protein MKSGAAKGGAAKGAAQADAAAELTVSDLVVDYPIGRRRHRRAVDRVSLSVPAGRAVGLVGESGSGKSSVAKAVLGMAPLSSGQVAYGDQVLNGLRRGARPQDIQVVFQDPYSSLDPTKTIGYTLQEPLRAHAARTGRPLPPADREERVRAMLSKVGLPAQTADRYPAQFSGGQRQRISIARALILQPRLLICDEAVSALDLSVQAQILNLLLELQQDLGLSLLFITHDLSVVHHIAEDLVVLFRGRVMETGPAELVHRRPQHPYTRQLVVSAPLQDLDRQRRRRERREALALPPARQAPLGDACPFAHRCPFAVDRCRSERPLLRPAPLGGQVACHRADELPPWSDDLTHPREATGSTAP
- a CDS encoding alpha/beta fold hydrolase, giving the protein MSILALDGADVWFEQHGAGGDVVISSASGFGPYPAILAEDPYDCTVVTVQARGFGRSTHLARPPAAGWLDQWGADVLAVADHLGIDTFVYTGVSHGAGIGWHLARNHPERLRALVSVVGTPHDRSGDTSSSAGRRRVVEGRRDPAVLREQFGIIGGPTEGEERLGIRERTLARLVEHHLAYTEEEALVNQGMPFPEAADNEELAKILATVEVPVLSLAGLRDGVISPQSALRAATAVRHSKTVLFEDEGHFMAEERPRRLAREVKVFLAELADYETNGGHWR
- a CDS encoding ATP-binding cassette domain-containing protein, whose product is MRDLSVSFLTPRGEVEVLSGVSFDLDAGQTLGLVGESGSGKSVTARAVLGLLEANGAVTGGSVVFDGRELTRATGKELAALRGTRIALISQEPMVALDPSFRIGSQLSEIVRAHTGMSRQAARRRVLELMEMVELPDPEEMARRYPFQISGGMAQRVAIAAALAGSPTC
- a CDS encoding ABC transporter permease — protein: MTTATDSPAIRRGVLRAVLATWRGRITAGFLLLLFVCCLLAPVIAPADPLHQSLRDILDKPSGAHWLGTDSLGRDVLSRLLYGGRSSIIGILEGVAAHLAVAVPLGVATGYLGGRFDRFVMRAADIVMSVPVIVILLAILSIFDHSIAAAMITLGVLGASGTMRIVRGAAMTARQELYVSAAELLGLSRTQIIFRHILPRCRGVIIVQTSLFAALAIGIQTGLTFLGLGPPPPAATWGGMVNEAATTLSTAPWLLVPSGGLIALTVLALGVLGDTVRDVTAQNHTSSGGLRVKKSARRRAGAAPARPPRGPPCCRCAT
- a CDS encoding oligopeptide/dipeptide ABC transporter ATP-binding protein: MQADILALLRRLQRESGMAVLLVTHDWGVVADICSHVAVMYAGQVVERASAEEAFGAAAHPYTAALMASSPENAPRRAPIHAVAGSVPPPGSRFDGCRFKDRCALSESDCAGHDIPLIRVNEERVSRCIHTELLQAQP
- a CDS encoding CaiB/BaiF CoA transferase family protein, whose translation is MTDTSQSDRTPSRPLAGTVVLDLTTALSGPYATLLLGGLGATVVKVENPATGGDSARTNSPYYGPNGLSAARTSETDMSVSMMGRGRNKKSITMNLKDARGRATFLRLARNADIVVENYAAGTADRLGVGYEDVRAVNPSVIYTSISGFGAGGGTAKAMDSIIQALSGVMYTAGEPGTDPVRFGLPVGDLLAPLYAVIGTLAAKLQRDQDGVGQHVDVSMLGALTSLLSTEPFDALAQVGMPLRSGNAVPRLAPFGIFPAKDGQIALCGPTDTFARGVFRAMGRPELIDDERFATRDQRVRHATELHEMVGAWSQGRPRAEAVAALTGQGVPAAEVLEPADALRNPDVLRREEVVELGHPQHGSTGLMGPGVPIRFSYADVRLDQPAPHLGEHTEELLAEIGGLSAQEIAARRREGVV
- a CDS encoding alpha/beta hydrolase domain-containing protein, giving the protein MTLRHLHELEVTAASQPLGTSRLPADGVGVDLGPHGYREREFLAAGTAGEYRHRDGVLEQMGEQPYVTRVLVRAPTAERFNGVVLAEPLHPDYDSASTWQTAHPWITGTGAAWVGITQDHRMAATMREAFDPRRYGELSIPAAGLRWDVVGGILAALRTPARSPLAGLADRVRHVYLSGWSNTGSFCRVFLGDGFHQRHRLPGGAPAVDGYLIGISSGAAGAAGYPPLGDGSPVLPDDDPRRVIGPADVPVMEMLSELESETHRPALREDSDAPGDRYRLYQVAGTSHDNPHLWPVLTNRTQFARRGHDVPLRRINERLSDARMDAVARAGYALLHRWASTGAAPPRVERFSYADPEGAGAVQELARDERGNVLGSVRTPWVEAPLAAYRPHSTPAPGYCRPSPWAPMGTAEMVAAMIGHADPLPACELRALYPTRRHYLDRYEAACARLTAQGLLLEADARALLAAARDRALPHLPDEAAGTAAVQEKGTRS
- a CDS encoding ABC transporter permease — translated: MWRLIAHRLVMSIPLLLIVSLIVFGLEAVVPGDAARTILGENATPQSLAALRDQLGLDDPWAVRYWHWLSGALHGDLGTSIISGVDVMSSLNSRLGVTLSLLVPSMLLSAVAGVALGFASAVRGGALGRFIDVVSLFGFALPSFWIALILVTFFAVHLGWLPATGYQDFAASPAGWLKSIVLPVLALSLQGITSVAKQTRDTVMEVLETDYVKFLRANGVPERSVRYRHVLRNAAIPVVTSLGLVSVGMLSGAVFIENVFVLPGLGSLATQATLDHDVPVILGVGVFFTLSVIVINLLIDLAYGLLNPKVRVS